One genomic segment of Chitinibacter sp. FCG-7 includes these proteins:
- the pilQ gene encoding type IV pilus secretin PilQ, whose product MKMTKILSRFTQIALMLIAPFAIAAELSSITAIEVSNISAEKQIVKITFNGAPPAPTSFSVNSPPRIAFDFANTSNQAGQSAVQVNGAALRLINIAEGTGRTRLVFNLQKPASYETKVENNALLISIDGAASGAISAKNSAPTRSNVQFAESKVTGKREGIQDIDFRRGSAGEGKVIIDLSSSNVGIDIRQQGKKLLVEFAKVGLPKNLERSLDVADFGTPIQKVDTFGQGDTVKMLIEPRGNWEYSAYQTENRFVVEVRDASDAKSKTAQSRPNYKGEKLSLNFQSVEIRTVLQVIAEFTGLNIITSDTVSGTLTLRLKDVPWDQALDIILQAKGLDQRKSGNVMWIAPRDELASKEKQELESKKQIAELEPTRTEYFDLKYSKADDFKKVLTDEKQKLLSPRGSAVIVPRTNQVIVQDIPSKLEQIRELITKTDIPVRQVMIEARIVEAEDGFSRNLGVKFHGLFANKHGGVSGGLTTKDYTSTGGSTYPGPALAGDTPSVNLPAGKIGGFDPGSIAMLLAGSDGLLGLELTALEQDGKGKVVSSPRLVTADQVEAIIEDGEEIPYTESSQNGATSISFKKATLSLKVTPQITPDGNVFMDVAVNKDTRGDDTISGPAINTKQIKTKVLVENGGTVVIGGIYLEEGKNTVTQVPLLGDIPMVGNLFKNRTNFTQKRELLIFLTPRVLQSDLTLR is encoded by the coding sequence ATGAAAATGACTAAAATACTGAGCCGTTTTACTCAGATTGCCTTGATGTTAATCGCTCCTTTTGCGATAGCAGCAGAATTGTCGAGCATTACTGCTATTGAAGTGAGTAATATTAGTGCAGAAAAACAGATTGTAAAGATTACTTTCAATGGTGCTCCTCCTGCGCCCACGAGTTTCTCTGTTAATAGCCCTCCTCGAATTGCATTTGATTTTGCTAATACATCAAATCAAGCTGGTCAAAGTGCAGTGCAGGTTAATGGTGCTGCATTGCGCTTAATTAATATCGCAGAAGGTACGGGTAGAACTAGGCTGGTATTTAATTTACAGAAGCCTGCATCCTATGAAACCAAAGTTGAAAATAATGCACTCTTAATTTCAATTGATGGCGCAGCTTCTGGTGCTATTTCTGCTAAAAACAGTGCCCCCACACGAAGTAATGTCCAATTTGCTGAGAGTAAGGTAACTGGCAAACGCGAAGGGATTCAAGATATTGATTTTCGTCGTGGTAGCGCGGGTGAGGGAAAAGTTATTATTGATTTGTCAAGTTCAAACGTGGGTATTGATATTCGGCAGCAAGGTAAGAAACTGTTAGTTGAATTTGCTAAGGTTGGTTTACCGAAAAATTTAGAGCGTAGTTTGGATGTTGCAGATTTCGGCACGCCTATTCAAAAGGTTGATACTTTTGGGCAGGGTGATACGGTGAAAATGCTAATTGAGCCCAGAGGTAATTGGGAGTATTCCGCGTATCAAACCGAGAATCGCTTTGTGGTCGAAGTGCGAGACGCTTCCGATGCAAAATCAAAGACCGCTCAAAGCAGACCTAATTACAAAGGCGAGAAATTATCTTTGAACTTTCAAAGTGTTGAAATACGCACTGTTTTGCAAGTAATCGCAGAATTTACTGGCCTTAATATTATTACAAGCGATACTGTGAGTGGCACGTTAACCTTACGGTTGAAAGATGTGCCTTGGGATCAGGCTCTTGATATTATTTTACAAGCAAAAGGTTTGGATCAACGTAAATCTGGCAATGTGATGTGGATCGCTCCTCGTGATGAATTGGCATCGAAAGAGAAACAGGAGCTGGAGTCTAAAAAGCAAATTGCTGAACTTGAGCCAACTCGCACCGAGTACTTTGACCTGAAATACAGCAAAGCAGATGATTTCAAGAAAGTTTTGACCGATGAGAAACAGAAATTACTTTCTCCTCGTGGTAGTGCAGTGATTGTGCCTCGGACTAATCAGGTTATCGTGCAAGATATTCCATCAAAATTGGAACAAATTCGTGAGCTGATTACAAAAACAGATATCCCCGTTCGTCAGGTTATGATTGAAGCACGTATTGTTGAGGCTGAGGATGGTTTCAGCCGTAATCTTGGGGTTAAGTTTCATGGTTTGTTTGCCAATAAACACGGTGGGGTTTCAGGGGGATTGACGACTAAAGATTACACATCTACTGGTGGATCGACTTATCCTGGTCCCGCTTTAGCTGGTGATACACCCTCTGTAAATCTGCCTGCAGGAAAGATTGGCGGTTTTGACCCTGGTTCGATTGCAATGTTATTGGCAGGCTCTGATGGTTTGTTGGGGCTGGAGCTAACTGCTCTTGAACAAGATGGTAAAGGTAAAGTAGTTTCAAGCCCAAGACTTGTAACTGCAGATCAAGTGGAAGCGATTATTGAAGATGGTGAGGAAATTCCATATACCGAATCATCGCAAAATGGTGCAACATCCATTTCATTCAAGAAAGCAACGCTGTCCTTAAAGGTGACCCCACAAATTACGCCTGACGGAAATGTTTTCATGGATGTAGCAGTGAATAAAGATACTCGCGGTGATGACACTATCAGTGGCCCTGCAATTAATACAAAGCAAATCAAAACGAAAGTCTTGGTTGAAAATGGTGGGACTGTTGTGATTGGTGGTATTTATCTCGAAGAAGGTAAGAATACAGTTACTCAAGTTCCACTGCTGGGTGATATACCAATGGTAGGTAATTTATTTAAGAACAGAACCAACTTTACCCAAAAACGTGAACTGTTGATTTTCCTTACGCCTCGTGTATTGCAGTCAGACTTGACATTGCGTTGA
- a CDS encoding shikimate kinase, with protein MPGNFFLVGLMGAGKTTVGRALAKAAGKTFHDSDHEIEARTGARIPTIFEMEGEVGFRQREAEAIAELTQLKNIVLATGGGAVLNPVNRAHLRRNGYVIYLCATPEELYQRTCHDKNRPLLQTADPKARLAELYAIRDPLYREVADLVMDTSQQSVNSLLQLLLKELERKS; from the coding sequence ATGCCAGGCAATTTTTTTTTGGTCGGCCTAATGGGGGCTGGCAAGACGACGGTAGGTCGTGCGCTCGCTAAAGCAGCGGGAAAGACATTTCATGATTCCGATCATGAAATTGAAGCCCGTACAGGCGCGCGTATACCTACTATTTTTGAAATGGAAGGCGAGGTCGGTTTTCGCCAGCGCGAGGCTGAGGCGATTGCCGAGTTAACGCAATTAAAAAATATTGTGTTAGCGACAGGCGGTGGTGCGGTCCTTAATCCGGTCAACCGGGCTCATTTGCGGCGTAATGGCTATGTGATTTATTTATGTGCAACGCCGGAAGAGCTTTATCAGCGCACTTGCCACGATAAAAACCGCCCATTGCTACAAACAGCAGACCCCAAAGCCCGCCTTGCCGAGCTATACGCTATCCGGGATCCACTTTATCGCGAGGTTGCCGATCTGGTGATGGATACCAGCCAGCAAAGCGTCAATTCCCTTCTGCAACTTCTTCTCAAAGAGCTGGAACGAAAATCATGA
- the aroB gene encoding 3-dehydroquinate synthase produces MMTRVVHVDIAHAPYDILIGRDLLSQAEKISGLLPQPRVAIVTNTTIAPLYLAGLVESLQAQGIQCQQIILPDGEKYKTWESLNLIMDALLTERAERKTTLIALGGGVIGDMTGFAAAIYQRGVPFIQIPTTLLAQVDSSVGGKTAINHPLGKNMIGAFYQPRLVLADLGSLNTLPDREFSAGMAEVIKYGLIDDPDFLLWLEENIDGIMAREEQLLAEAIERCCQNKARIVAADEKETGQRALLNLGHTFGHAIEAGLGYGAWLHGEAVAAGMVLAAYASQAIGHLSVQDVERVIVLLQKARLPVVSPALGVERYKALMAQDKKVDAGRIKFILLRQLGEAYIGELPESVIDAALLAGCEAVR; encoded by the coding sequence ATCATGACCCGTGTTGTTCATGTGGATATTGCCCACGCACCTTACGATATTCTAATTGGCCGCGATTTGCTGTCCCAGGCTGAAAAAATTAGCGGCTTGCTGCCCCAGCCACGAGTCGCGATTGTTACCAATACCACCATTGCGCCGCTGTATTTGGCTGGGCTGGTTGAATCATTGCAGGCACAAGGTATTCAATGCCAGCAAATCATTTTGCCCGATGGAGAGAAATATAAAACCTGGGAATCTCTCAATCTGATCATGGATGCTTTGCTGACCGAGCGTGCCGAACGTAAAACCACGCTGATTGCCTTGGGTGGTGGTGTGATTGGCGATATGACCGGTTTTGCCGCTGCAATTTACCAGCGTGGCGTGCCATTTATTCAAATCCCAACGACCTTGCTAGCGCAGGTTGATTCGTCGGTTGGTGGTAAAACGGCTATCAATCATCCGCTAGGCAAAAACATGATTGGTGCTTTTTACCAGCCGCGATTGGTGTTGGCCGATCTTGGCAGCCTAAATACTTTGCCTGACCGTGAGTTCTCGGCGGGCATGGCTGAAGTCATCAAGTATGGTTTGATTGATGATCCGGATTTTCTGCTGTGGCTGGAAGAAAATATCGACGGCATTATGGCGCGCGAGGAGCAACTACTGGCTGAAGCCATTGAACGCTGTTGCCAGAATAAGGCACGTATCGTTGCTGCCGACGAAAAAGAAACTGGGCAGCGTGCTTTGCTTAATTTGGGCCATACTTTTGGCCATGCAATCGAAGCTGGCCTAGGTTATGGTGCCTGGCTGCATGGTGAGGCGGTGGCTGCCGGTATGGTATTGGCGGCTTATGCTTCGCAAGCCATCGGTCATTTAAGTGTGCAGGATGTGGAGCGAGTGATTGTCTTGCTGCAAAAAGCCCGTTTACCAGTCGTCTCGCCAGCATTGGGGGTAGAGCGCTATAAGGCTCTGATGGCGCAAGACAAAAAGGTTGATGCTGGCCGCATTAAATTTATTCTGCTGCGCCAGCTGGGTGAAGCTTATATTGGCGAATTGCCTGAGTCAGTCATTGATGCGGCGTTGCTGGCGGGTTGCGAAGCAGTCAGATAA
- a CDS encoding YihY family inner membrane protein, with amino-acid sequence MSDTSTLPLWRRIIGFSRFVGRRLYADRCLETAGSLTYTTLLAVVPLFTIALTVISAFPMFSGISSRFRGFIITNLVPDAAGKVVGVYMRQFADNADRLTTFGMIGLLATAILLMVTIEKSVNNIWRVRRQRKLLSRTLTYWATLTLAPLLIGLSLSLTNWLSYQAGGLAGGFGVDFIKIGPMILVVGTLSLLYLALPNCFVPRNHALTAALITAVFLELMKWLFALYLKQFGTYKLVYGAFASFPIFLLWLYVCWVIVLAGAVISATLSYWHNDGWQWDEHHGTRFEQAMRILSELALAHQNSVILHINDLRKRVGLGVDATQYLLEQMAERNWVESNRDGEWFLAGSANNIQLHQVFELIVSPLSSDEKSGLSLSLDKAKAALAITLQDYLTASQPASNAASMTDSGNSPI; translated from the coding sequence ATGTCGGACACATCCACGCTACCACTGTGGCGCAGAATCATCGGTTTTTCCCGTTTTGTCGGCCGCAGACTGTACGCCGACCGCTGCCTAGAAACCGCTGGCAGCCTAACCTATACCACGCTACTGGCCGTCGTTCCGCTATTTACGATTGCGCTGACCGTGATCTCGGCATTTCCGATGTTCAGCGGCATCAGCAGCCGTTTTCGCGGCTTTATTATTACCAATCTGGTTCCCGATGCGGCAGGCAAAGTCGTTGGCGTTTACATGCGCCAGTTTGCCGACAATGCCGATCGCCTAACCACTTTCGGGATGATTGGTCTATTGGCGACGGCAATTTTGCTGATGGTGACAATTGAAAAGTCGGTCAATAATATCTGGCGGGTACGGCGACAAAGAAAGCTGCTTTCCCGCACGCTGACTTACTGGGCGACGCTGACACTGGCACCATTGCTGATCGGCTTAAGCCTATCACTCACCAACTGGCTGTCTTACCAGGCAGGCGGCCTGGCCGGTGGATTTGGCGTGGACTTCATTAAAATAGGCCCGATGATTCTGGTTGTTGGCACCTTGAGTTTGCTCTACCTGGCGCTGCCCAATTGCTTTGTTCCGCGCAACCACGCGCTGACAGCGGCACTGATCACGGCGGTTTTTCTTGAGCTGATGAAGTGGCTGTTTGCCTTGTATTTAAAACAGTTTGGCACCTACAAGCTGGTTTATGGTGCATTTGCCAGCTTCCCGATTTTTCTACTCTGGCTCTACGTGTGCTGGGTGATTGTGCTAGCAGGGGCCGTGATTTCGGCCACGCTATCGTACTGGCATAACGATGGCTGGCAGTGGGACGAGCATCACGGCACCCGCTTTGAGCAAGCGATGCGCATTCTGAGCGAGCTGGCGCTGGCGCATCAAAACTCGGTGATTTTGCACATCAATGATTTGCGCAAGCGCGTTGGCTTAGGGGTCGATGCCACGCAGTATTTGCTAGAGCAGATGGCTGAGCGTAATTGGGTAGAATCCAATCGTGACGGCGAATGGTTTTTGGCTGGCAGTGCGAACAATATCCAGCTACATCAGGTATTCGAGCTGATTGTGAGCCCGCTCAGCTCGGATGAAAAAAGCGGCTTGTCCCTATCGCTGGATAAGGCCAAAGCCGCTTTAGCTATTACTTTGCAAGATTATCTGACTGCTTCGCAACCCGCCAGCAACGCCGCATCAATGACTGACTCAGGCAATTCGCCAATATAA
- the wrbA gene encoding NAD(P)H:quinone oxidoreductase: MTEILVLYYSTHGATRQMAQLIARGVESAAGASVRLRTVPRVSTVCEAIEAAIPDAGAPYVELKDLQECAGLALGSPTRFGNMAAPMKYFWDSTIAEWLQGTLIGKPASVFTSSGTLHGGQESTLLTMMLPLLHHGMLIVGTPYSENALMSTTTGGTPYGASHWAGTESNQPISDAERQLCIAQGKRLAEIALKLSTEKSS, translated from the coding sequence ATGACTGAAATATTGGTGTTGTATTACTCAACGCACGGCGCTACGCGGCAAATGGCACAGCTGATTGCGCGTGGTGTCGAATCGGCGGCTGGCGCAAGCGTGCGTTTACGTACTGTCCCGCGCGTTTCTACCGTCTGCGAAGCCATCGAGGCGGCGATTCCTGACGCGGGTGCGCCTTATGTTGAGCTTAAAGATTTGCAGGAATGCGCTGGCCTTGCGCTCGGTAGCCCGACGCGCTTTGGCAATATGGCCGCACCGATGAAGTATTTCTGGGATTCAACCATTGCCGAATGGCTGCAAGGCACGCTGATCGGCAAGCCAGCCAGCGTTTTCACCAGCTCAGGCACTTTGCACGGCGGGCAAGAGTCGACCCTGCTGACCATGATGCTGCCGCTGTTGCACCACGGCATGCTGATTGTCGGCACGCCGTATTCGGAAAACGCGCTGATGTCGACCACTACCGGCGGAACGCCCTACGGTGCAAGCCATTGGGCTGGCACTGAGTCGAACCAGCCCATCTCGGACGCCGAGCGGCAGCTCTGCATTGCGCAGGGCAAGCGGCTCGCCGAGATTGCTCTGAAGCTAAGCACGGAAAAATCATCATGA
- a CDS encoding DUF2069 domain-containing protein, translating into MTLSPKQLPIWQWITVACVLGMVLLTMLWELWLSPLYPGGSWLAAKALIMLLPLRGLLHGRRYTFQWYTMFVLLWLLEGIMRAYAETGLGRWLACIQVFLVVVSYTTANLYAKYSRPSILAKYQADLG; encoded by the coding sequence ATGACTTTGAGCCCGAAGCAATTGCCGATCTGGCAATGGATCACTGTTGCCTGCGTACTGGGTATGGTATTGCTCACAATGCTATGGGAGCTGTGGCTTTCACCGCTATACCCCGGAGGTTCCTGGCTGGCCGCCAAAGCACTGATTATGCTATTGCCGCTACGCGGCCTCTTGCATGGCCGCCGTTATACCTTTCAGTGGTACACGATGTTCGTGCTGCTCTGGCTACTCGAAGGCATCATGCGCGCCTATGCCGAAACCGGCCTCGGCCGCTGGTTGGCGTGCATTCAAGTGTTTTTGGTCGTCGTGAGTTATACGACAGCGAATCTGTACGCCAAATATTCACGTCCGAGTATTTTGGCGAAGTATCAGGCGGATTTAGGATAG
- a CDS encoding 2-isopropylmalate synthase translates to MSLDIDRLIADFGGPSNLAEQLNSLFPADPVSRAAIYKWRERGSLPLTQVDKLAKLATSQGRSFNIQNYMTGASTALTQQQENTMSDRNNNRLVIFDTTLRDGEQSPGASMTKEEKIRIARQLEKLGVDVIEAGFAAASPGDADAIKTIAGIIENSTVCSLARANERDVRAAGEAIKDAKRGRIHTFIATSPIHMEHKLRMTPDQVVEAAVKAVKMAREYTDDVEFSAEDALRSDIDFLARIFGAVIEAGATTLNVPDTVGYAVPQRTEAFFRELIAKTPGGDKVIWSAHCHNDLGMAVANSLAAVLGGARQVECTINGLGERAGNAAMEEIVMATRTRHDIFGVECNVDATQIVPTSKLVSTITGYPVQPNKAIVGANAFAHESGIHQDGVLKHRETYEIMSAESVGWSTNRLSLGKLSGRNAFKTKLAELGIQIDSEEALNAAFARFKALADKKREIFDEDLHALVSDELISIEQEHFKLVSLKVVSETGETPQADLVITEAGVERRATAQGDGTVDATFKAIESLFNSGAELQLYSVNAITAGTDSQGEVTVRLSKDGRIVNGQGADTDIIVASAKAYISALNKIQSNAERVHPQPV, encoded by the coding sequence GTGTCATTAGACATTGATCGTCTAATTGCTGATTTTGGTGGACCAAGTAATCTGGCCGAACAGCTCAATAGCCTGTTTCCAGCTGATCCGGTGTCCCGCGCAGCGATTTATAAATGGCGTGAACGCGGCAGCTTGCCACTCACCCAAGTGGACAAGCTGGCCAAATTGGCCACAAGCCAAGGCCGCAGTTTCAATATCCAGAACTATATGACAGGCGCGTCAACCGCCCTGACTCAGCAACAGGAGAACACCATGAGCGATCGCAACAACAACCGTTTGGTCATTTTCGACACCACCTTGCGCGACGGCGAACAATCGCCCGGCGCGTCGATGACCAAAGAAGAAAAAATCCGTATCGCGCGCCAGCTCGAAAAACTCGGCGTTGACGTGATCGAAGCTGGTTTTGCCGCCGCCAGCCCGGGCGATGCCGATGCGATCAAAACCATCGCTGGCATCATCGAAAACAGCACCGTCTGTTCTTTGGCGCGCGCCAACGAGCGTGATGTGCGCGCCGCTGGTGAAGCAATTAAAGACGCCAAACGTGGCCGGATCCACACCTTTATCGCGACTAGCCCGATCCACATGGAACACAAGCTGCGCATGACGCCGGATCAGGTCGTTGAAGCCGCAGTGAAAGCCGTCAAAATGGCGCGCGAATATACGGATGACGTTGAGTTTTCGGCAGAAGATGCATTGCGTTCGGACATTGATTTTCTCGCTCGCATTTTTGGCGCGGTGATCGAAGCGGGTGCAACGACTTTGAACGTGCCCGATACCGTTGGCTACGCCGTACCACAACGCACCGAAGCTTTTTTCCGTGAGCTGATTGCCAAAACACCGGGTGGCGATAAAGTCATCTGGTCTGCGCACTGTCATAACGATTTGGGCATGGCCGTGGCCAACTCGCTCGCCGCCGTATTGGGCGGCGCACGTCAGGTTGAATGCACGATCAACGGTTTGGGCGAGCGCGCAGGCAATGCGGCGATGGAAGAAATCGTGATGGCCACCCGTACCCGCCACGATATTTTCGGCGTTGAATGCAATGTGGACGCGACGCAAATCGTACCGACTAGCAAGCTGGTTTCAACGATTACCGGCTATCCGGTTCAGCCCAATAAAGCGATTGTCGGCGCCAATGCATTTGCGCACGAATCAGGCATTCATCAGGACGGCGTACTCAAACATCGTGAAACATACGAAATCATGAGCGCTGAATCAGTAGGCTGGAGCACGAACCGTTTGAGTCTGGGCAAACTCTCGGGCCGCAATGCCTTCAAAACCAAACTGGCCGAGCTGGGCATTCAGATTGACTCAGAAGAAGCCTTGAACGCTGCGTTTGCACGCTTTAAAGCACTGGCCGATAAAAAACGTGAGATTTTTGACGAGGATTTGCACGCCTTGGTATCGGACGAGCTGATTTCCATCGAGCAGGAACACTTCAAACTGGTGTCACTGAAAGTCGTGTCGGAAACCGGCGAAACGCCGCAAGCCGATTTGGTGATTACCGAAGCGGGCGTTGAACGCCGCGCGACGGCGCAGGGCGACGGCACGGTGGACGCGACATTTAAAGCCATCGAATCGCTATTCAATAGCGGTGCCGAGCTGCAGCTGTATTCGGTCAACGCGATCACCGCCGGTACCGACAGCCAGGGCGAAGTAACCGTGCGCCTATCCAAAGATGGCCGCATCGTCAACGGCCAGGGCGCGGATACCGACATTATTGTTGCCAGCGCCAAAGCGTATATTTCGGCGCTGAACAAGATTCAAAGCAATGCGGAACGAGTTCACCCTCAACCCGTGTAG
- the pssA gene encoding CDP-diacylglycerol--serine O-phosphatidyltransferase, with the protein MSLNPKPSLNLRRQGIYLLPNLFTLAALFGGFYAIVQAMNGKFEHAALAIFASMILDGLDGRVARMTHTQSEFGAQFDSLSDMVSFGVAPALVMYSWGLSSFGKLGWAVAFIYCAGAALRLARFNTNIAVVDKRFFQGLPSPAAAALVAGLVWINIEYHDDLSPLAELLPYTALFFTLFAGLTMVSNVPYWSFKELHMRKTVPFVSLLIATLVLVIGASRPALVLFSFFICYAASGYLYWLWRLIKKQPVAAVKSDK; encoded by the coding sequence ATGTCGCTCAATCCGAAGCCCTCGTTAAACCTGCGCCGCCAAGGCATTTATCTGCTGCCCAATCTATTTACACTGGCCGCACTGTTTGGCGGTTTTTACGCCATTGTCCAAGCCATGAATGGCAAGTTTGAACACGCCGCGTTGGCGATTTTTGCCTCAATGATTCTGGACGGGCTCGATGGCCGCGTGGCACGCATGACCCATACCCAATCCGAATTTGGCGCGCAATTTGATAGCTTGTCCGATATGGTGTCGTTCGGCGTCGCACCAGCACTGGTGATGTATTCCTGGGGCTTATCGAGCTTTGGCAAGCTAGGCTGGGCCGTGGCGTTTATTTACTGCGCAGGCGCTGCGCTGCGTCTGGCACGTTTTAATACCAATATTGCAGTGGTCGACAAACGTTTCTTCCAGGGCTTGCCCAGCCCTGCCGCCGCAGCGCTCGTCGCCGGGCTGGTGTGGATTAATATCGAATATCACGATGATCTATCGCCACTGGCCGAATTGCTGCCGTACACCGCGCTGTTTTTTACGCTATTTGCCGGGCTAACCATGGTGTCGAATGTGCCGTATTGGAGCTTTAAAGAGCTACATATGCGCAAAACGGTGCCGTTTGTCTCGCTGCTGATCGCCACCTTGGTGCTGGTCATCGGCGCATCACGGCCAGCACTGGTGCTATTTAGCTTCTTTATTTGCTACGCAGCGTCGGGTTATCTGTACTGGTTGTGGCGTTTGATCAAAAAGCAGCCTGTAGCAGCAGTAAAATCAGACAAATAG
- the asd gene encoding archaetidylserine decarboxylase (Phosphatidylserine decarboxylase is synthesized as a single chain precursor. Generation of the pyruvoyl active site from a Ser is coupled to cleavage of a Gly-Ser bond between the larger (beta) and smaller (alpha chains). It is an integral membrane protein.): MLQHILPKQAITQLFGYFAGLRAGGLTHAVIRAFIRKYQVNMSEAANADPAAYPTFNEFFTRELRAGVRPLADAALICPVDGAISQLGQIDKDQIFQAKGKSYSTTALLGGDAALAAQFENGQFATIYLSPKDYHRIHMPCDGRLTEMIYVPGELFSVNPATARGVDGLFARNERVVCMFESEFGNFALVLVGATIVGSMATVWHGVVNPPRSKSVWRKDYRNQDMRLAKGAEMGRFLLGSTVVLLYPKGTPAFNPAWQATKPVCLGEAMAG, encoded by the coding sequence ATGCTCCAACACATTTTGCCCAAACAGGCGATAACGCAGCTTTTTGGCTACTTTGCCGGGCTGCGGGCCGGCGGCCTGACGCATGCGGTGATCCGTGCCTTTATCCGCAAGTATCAGGTGAATATGAGCGAGGCAGCGAATGCTGATCCGGCTGCATATCCCACTTTCAATGAGTTTTTCACGCGTGAGCTGCGTGCAGGTGTGCGCCCGCTGGCCGATGCTGCGCTAATCTGCCCAGTGGATGGCGCGATTAGCCAGCTGGGCCAAATCGACAAAGACCAGATTTTTCAGGCCAAAGGCAAGTCATATAGCACGACTGCTTTGCTCGGCGGTGACGCTGCGCTGGCTGCGCAGTTTGAAAATGGCCAGTTTGCCACGATTTACCTCAGCCCCAAGGATTACCACCGCATTCATATGCCGTGTGATGGTCGTTTGACCGAAATGATTTATGTGCCCGGCGAGCTATTTTCGGTGAATCCAGCCACTGCGCGTGGCGTTGATGGTTTATTTGCCCGCAATGAGCGGGTGGTATGCATGTTCGAGTCGGAGTTTGGCAACTTTGCGCTGGTACTGGTCGGCGCCACCATCGTTGGCAGCATGGCAACGGTCTGGCACGGCGTGGTGAACCCGCCGCGCAGCAAGTCGGTGTGGCGCAAAGATTATCGCAATCAGGATATGCGTCTCGCCAAAGGCGCGGAAATGGGGCGCTTTCTGCTGGGTTCAACCGTTGTTCTGCTTTACCCAAAAGGTACGCCAGCGTTTAATCCGGCCTGGCAGGCGACCAAACCGGTTTGTCTGGGTGAAGCGATGGCTGGCTAA
- a CDS encoding stealth family protein: MKIDIVYLWVNGADPIWLRKRALAQQEKLDPKELAQYGNVAGRYRDNGELRYNLRALERFFPDHGHIYIVSDGQRPDWLKADADISFVDHASLIPAHARPVFDAGHIESYLHHIPNLSERFIYLNDDIFFGAPVQISDWFSEQGLAVFFDQQAAPKTNALQEHETALVNAAVLSKQWLAQQYADYQHQPWLCAHAPRPMLKSALWNLEQMAPDLFARVRSTTFRAWHVPPIISDLLLRWKLHTGIATAKHHPVLHISSGDPDAAQQFHALALNFGHIPFFCINDTCDDCPDDDPRLQAIANTLSALLAEPSQYEVSPAGTHNTSKSDEPKARKNKATPRGMALNIN, from the coding sequence ATGAAAATCGACATCGTCTATTTATGGGTCAATGGCGCTGATCCGATCTGGCTGCGCAAGCGCGCTTTGGCGCAGCAAGAAAAGCTTGACCCCAAGGAGCTGGCGCAGTATGGCAATGTGGCTGGGCGTTATCGGGACAATGGCGAGCTGCGCTACAACCTGCGCGCACTTGAGCGCTTTTTTCCTGACCATGGCCATATCTATATTGTCAGCGATGGTCAGCGGCCGGATTGGCTCAAAGCTGATGCGGACATCAGCTTTGTCGATCACGCCAGCCTGATTCCCGCACACGCCCGTCCGGTGTTCGATGCCGGGCACATTGAATCGTACCTGCACCATATCCCAAACCTATCCGAGCGTTTTATTTATCTGAACGACGATATTTTCTTTGGCGCACCAGTCCAGATTAGCGACTGGTTTAGCGAGCAAGGTCTGGCTGTTTTCTTTGACCAGCAAGCCGCACCGAAAACCAATGCACTACAAGAGCACGAAACGGCGCTGGTCAACGCTGCGGTTCTATCCAAACAGTGGTTGGCGCAGCAATATGCGGATTACCAGCACCAACCCTGGCTATGCGCCCACGCCCCACGCCCGATGCTGAAAAGTGCCTTGTGGAATCTGGAGCAGATGGCGCCCGACTTGTTCGCCAGAGTGCGCAGCACCACATTCCGCGCTTGGCATGTGCCGCCGATCATTTCCGATCTGCTCTTGCGCTGGAAACTGCACACCGGCATTGCCACCGCCAAACACCATCCGGTGCTGCACATCAGCAGCGGCGACCCCGACGCAGCCCAGCAGTTTCACGCCTTGGCGCTCAATTTTGGCCACATTCCGTTTTTCTGCATCAACGATACCTGCGACGATTGCCCGGATGACGACCCGCGCCTGCAAGCCATCGCCAACACGCTATCAGCCCTGCTGGCCGAGCCATCGCAATACGAGGTCAGCCCGGCTGGCACTCACAACACCAGCAAGTCTGACGAGCCAAAAGCCAGAAAAAACAAAGCCACACCCAGGGGTATGGCTCTAAACATTAACTAA